In Cotesia glomerata isolate CgM1 linkage group LG1, MPM_Cglom_v2.3, whole genome shotgun sequence, one genomic interval encodes:
- the LOC123258691 gene encoding uncharacterized protein LOC123258691 encodes MSDQIDKFCLVQNGKDAWIVETKFVFKAGTDGNHVPIDLNEEEDQTCFVKTETRQINNVIVVGSSDDATTLKNNYFGGPTRIRTLKITPYSPGIPNNGKSQQKPTTKTSQASSQLKKTQHSAKHFRDLLPPGNRDSSSDKAEQTHDNAILDGHDPGDQDDGDVNTTMGYDENSESNANPRRRTVPSPPLRNDTFETVRGRSARLSGTGSSSENNERRSRRVNSVIRRPLRSRLNMTKKIKSLERSVNSLTKTVQKILKKVGQGKDNVTQETYPELEQRVIVEGENEDEAGKE; translated from the exons ATGAGCGATCAGATTGACAAATTCTGTTTAGTGCAAAATGGTAAAGATGCATGGATTGTCGagacaaaatttgtttttaaggCGGGGACTGATGGCAATCATGTTCCCATTGATTTAAATGAGGAGGAAGATCAGACATGTTTTGTCAAGACTGAAACCAGGCAGATTAATAATGTCATAGTTGTCGGTTCAAGCG ACGATGCTAcaactttaaaaaacaattattttggtGGACCAACGAGGATAcgaacattaaaaataacaccATATAGCCCTGGAATTCCCAATAATGGCAAAAGTCAGCAGAAGCCTACGACAAAA acGAGTCAAGCCAGTtcacaattgaaaaaaactcaACACTCAGCTAAACATTTCCGAGATCTCTTACCGCCTGGAAATAGAGATTCTTCCAGCGACAAAGCTGAACAAACGCATGATAAC GCAATACTAGATGGACACGATCCAGGAGACCAAGATGACGGTGATGTCAACACTACAATGGGATACGACGAAAATTCTGAGAGTAATGCGAATCCAAGAAGAAGAACTGTTCCTTCACCGCCATTACGCAACGATACTTTCGAAACAGTTCGAGGAAGATCGGCTCGATTGTCAGGAACAGGCTCATCGTCGGAAAATAACGAACGTCGGTCACGGCGAGTGAATAGTGTTATAAGACGACCATTACGTTCCAGACtaaatatgacaaaaaaaatcaagagcTTAGAGAGGTCAGTAAATTCATTGACAAAGACTgtccaaaaaatattaaaaaaagttggtCAGGGAAAAGACAATGTTACGCAAGAAACGTATCCTGAGTTAGAGCAGAGAGTTATTGTAGAAGGTGAAAATGAG GATGAAGCCGGCAAAGAATGA